One part of the Deltaproteobacteria bacterium genome encodes these proteins:
- the gcvT gene encoding glycine cleavage system aminomethyltransferase GcvT, with amino-acid sequence MKKTPLYDRHLALGGKIIDFGGWAMPVQYRNVIEEHQATRTKAGLFDICHMGEFEVKGPQAFDLLQWVLSRNLEGQDIGQIKLGVMTNEHGGIIDDVTVYRLGLENYLVVTNAGTKDKDFSWIETQRKSKGFSDVQVTDISDQTGKIDIQGPLSQAILQNITAADLVPLQYYHAINTKVMNIPALVSRSGYTGEDGFEIYADSRNIGEIWDKLLEIGKDFGLKPAGLGARDTLRLEAGMMLYGNDMDETVTPLEVVYGWVTNLEKDFVGSAALRKLKENGLTRKLVGFEMMERGIARHGYKVFNDGGEIGAVTSGTFTPTLQKAVGLAFVPISYNKPGTEILIQIRDHLAKARIVGLPFYKRKK; translated from the coding sequence GAAGAGCACCAGGCAACCAGAACGAAAGCGGGATTATTTGACATCTGCCATATGGGAGAGTTTGAAGTCAAAGGGCCTCAGGCTTTCGATCTGCTGCAATGGGTATTGAGCAGGAATTTAGAGGGACAGGACATCGGGCAGATCAAACTCGGCGTCATGACGAATGAACATGGCGGTATCATCGATGATGTGACTGTTTATCGACTCGGCCTGGAGAATTATCTTGTTGTGACGAATGCCGGTACGAAGGACAAGGATTTCTCATGGATTGAGACACAAAGAAAAAGTAAAGGTTTTTCCGATGTTCAGGTTACCGATATCAGCGATCAAACAGGTAAAATCGATATACAGGGTCCCCTGTCGCAGGCGATTCTTCAGAATATTACAGCGGCCGACCTGGTCCCTTTGCAATACTATCATGCCATAAACACGAAGGTCATGAATATTCCTGCCCTGGTGTCACGCAGCGGTTATACAGGGGAGGATGGGTTTGAGATCTACGCGGACAGCCGGAATATTGGAGAAATCTGGGATAAACTCCTGGAAATCGGTAAAGACTTCGGATTGAAACCAGCCGGACTGGGCGCCAGGGATACGCTTCGTCTAGAGGCCGGCATGATGTTATACGGAAATGATATGGATGAGACGGTAACCCCTTTAGAGGTCGTCTATGGATGGGTAACAAACCTGGAGAAGGACTTTGTCGGGAGTGCTGCTCTCAGAAAATTGAAAGAAAATGGCTTGACCAGAAAACTGGTCGGCTTCGAGATGATGGAAAGAGGAATTGCCAGACATGGGTATAAGGTATTCAACGATGGAGGTGAGATTGGGGCAGTGACATCGGGGACGTTTACTCCTACCTTGCAGAAGGCGGTGGGTCTTGCCTTTGTGCCCATATCGTACAATAAGCCGGGTACGGAGATTTTAATCCAGATCCGGGATCACCTTGCAAAAGCACGCATCGTTGGGTTGCCGTTTTATAAAAGGAAGAAATAG
- the gcvH gene encoding glycine cleavage system protein GcvH: MSKPNPTDRKYTKEHEWAKDNGDGTITMGITDHAQELLTDIVFVELPAIGKKVKQMDQLAVVESVKSVSDVYAPVSGEVIEINQALEGHPEIVNQDAFGEGWIAKLKMDNPAELNNLMDAAGYSEMIKEEKH, encoded by the coding sequence ATGTCAAAACCAAATCCAACAGACAGAAAGTACACGAAAGAACATGAATGGGCAAAAGATAACGGAGATGGAACGATTACGATGGGCATAACCGATCATGCCCAGGAATTACTTACCGACATCGTCTTTGTAGAGCTTCCGGCAATTGGGAAAAAAGTCAAGCAGATGGACCAATTAGCGGTCGTAGAATCGGTTAAGTCCGTTTCTGATGTGTATGCACCGGTGAGCGGAGAGGTCATTGAAATCAATCAGGCTCTGGAGGGACATCCCGAAATTGTCAATCAGGACGCCTTTGGAGAAGGCTGGATCGCCAAACTAAAGATGGATAATCCGGCTGAATTGAATAACCTCATGGATGCCGCCGGCTACTCGGAGATGATCAAAGAGGAGAAACACTGA